The DNA sequence GGCGATCTTGGCTTCGGCAGCGACGGTGCGGCGTTCGATGGTCAGTTCGGCGGCGCGGCGGCTTTCGTTGATGAGCTCGGCCGCTTCCGCCTCAGCACGGGCGACGATCGCTTCGGCATCGCGCGTCGCGGCATCGCGGGCGCGGGTGGCACCGGCGAGCAGCGCTTCGGCTTCGGCGCGGATCGCCTTGGCTTCGTCGAGCTGGCGCTTGACGCCGGCGATCCGGTCATCGAGGGCGCCAGCGATGCGCTGCGGCAGCTTGGCGAGGATGATCGCCAGCGCGAAAAAGATGAACATCGAAACGCTGACCCAGGCCTCGGCGTTGAGCCCGAGGAGCAAGGGGCCCTCATGCGCGCCCTCGGCGGTCATCGCCTGGGTTTCGATGGTATCGATGGAAGGTTCGACCACAAGCCGGTCCTATTTCTGTGCCGAAAGCACGGCTTCGATTTCGGCCGGCGGCACCGACAGCCCGGTCAGCCGCGTCACCGCTTCCGCCGTCAATTCGGTGGTGGTGGCGGCGAGCGTGGCGCGTGCCGCGTCGCGCGCCCCGGCCAGCCGCGCCGCGGCATCGGTCGCCTTGCCATCGAGCACCGCGGCAAGGTCCTTCAACCGCGCCTCGGCTGCGCCCGCAGCATCGGCCTGCGCCGCTGCGACCCGAGCCTGGGCGGCGTCGCGGGCCGCGGCCATGCCGGTGTCATAGCGGGTGCGGATTGCATCCGCCTCCGCCTTGGCGGCTTCGGCGGCATCGAGATCGCCGGCGACCCGAGTCTCGCGTTCGTCGATGACCCGGCCGACCTTGGGCAAGGTCGGCCGAATGACGGCGAAGTAGAGCACCGCGAAAATCGCGGCCAGCCACGCCAGCTGGGGCAGCCAGGTTGTCGGGTCGAACTGCGGCACGGATCAGGTCAGCCGAACGCGAGGGCGAGCGCGACGACGGCCGCGATCAGGCCGAGCGCTTCGGTCACGGCGAAGCCGAAGATCAGGCGGGCGCCGAGCTTGTCGGCAGCGGCCGGGTTGCGCAGCGCGCCCGACAGGAACATGCCGAAGATGAGGCCGACGCCGATGGCGGCGAACCCGGCGCCCATGGCGGCAAGACCGGCACCGATCAGCTTGGCAGATGCAACGTCCATTATAAGTCCTTCTCAGTAAATCAGTTTTGGGGTGATGGGGGATGAAGCGTCAGTGGAGGTTGACGGCATCGTTGAGGTAGATCGACGCCAGCAGCGCGAACACATAGGCCTGGACGACCGCGATCAGCAGTTCCAGCGCCGTCAGCGCGACGTTGACCGTCAGCGGCACCAGGCCGAACACATAGGGCAGCGCCTCGAACGAGCCGAGGGCGATGACGAAGCCGCCGAAGACCTTCAACAGCACATGGCCGGCGGTCATGTTGGCGAACAACCGGATCGCCAGGGTGAAGGGGCGCGACAGGAAGGACAGGAATTCGATCGCCGCGACCAGCGGCAGGACGAAGATCGGCGTGCCTTCGGGCAGGAACAGCGTGAAGAAATGCAGGCCGTGCTTGGCAAAGCCGACGATGAGCACGAGCACGAACACGATCGCCGCAAGCCCGAACGTCACCGCGATATGGCTGGTGGGCGTGAAGGCGTGGAGAAAGGGGATCAGCCCGAGCAGGTTGCAGGCCAGGACGAAGATGAAAACGGCGAAGATCAGCGGCGCGTATTTCAGCCCTTCGCGGCCGACATTTTCGCGCAACATGTCACGTATGAAATCATAAAGATATTCGACGGCGGCCTGGGCGCGGCCGGGGACAAGCTGCGGCTTGGCGGTGCCGATGTAGAGGAACGCCGCGATCGCCAGCATGGCGACGAGCATCCACAGCGACGAATTGGTGAACGACACGTCGTTCCCGGCCACGGCGAGGGGCACGATCCGTTCGATCGAAAATTGCTCCATCGGGTTGGCCATTGCGCGTCTATTCCCCGTCGATCTTTTTCTGCTGGCGCAACACCGAGCGCAGGCCCGTCGCAAACCCCAGCAACAACAACATGATCATTCCCCACGGACCGGTGCCGGCCCAGCGATCGATGACCCAGCCGAGGAACCCGCCGACCAGCATCGCACCCACGAATTCGAGCGCGACCGACCAGCCCTGGCTTTCCTCGCGCTTCCGGCCGTCACGGCGTGACGGTTCGGCTTCGCGGGCCGCGGCGATGCGGCGCGCAAGCGCATCATCATCGTGGTGGTTGGCCAAGACGGGGGAACCCCTGCGTAACTGAAAAGAATCGGCTGCAACAAAAGGTCTGAAACAGGCCGATGGCCCCTGACAGCAACGCCGTCAAAGCTTGGCCGCGCTCTATATAGGGGGGGCCGAACTGTCAACCGCGCTGCAACGCGGCATGTCGCGTCGCGCCGGGGCGGACAGGCCCCGGCGCGACGCCAGTGCGATCAGCGCGGGCGTTCCATGCGCGGTCCGCCCGAGCGCGACGGCTGGCCGCCCTGCTGCCGCATGTCGGTCCGCTGCTGCTGCCGGGCGGCACGATTCTCGCGATAGGCCTGGCGCTGTTCGCTGCTGCGAAAGGCCCGCTGGCCCTGAGGCACCCCGGCAATGCCATTGGCGATGCCGCGGCTGACGGCGTCCGGCCGGCCCTGCCCCGAATAGCCCGGACGCACCTGCCCCGGACCACCGGGCCGGCCCTGGCCCGCATAGCCGGGGCGCGGGCCGTTATAGCCGGGGCGGACATAACCTGGCCGGCCATAGCCGGGCCCGCCGACAGCGGGCCGCGGGACATAGCCGTTGGGCCGAACCCGCTGCTGCCAGAAACGCTGCTGCGCCTGCGACCAGTTGCGGCGGTTGCCGACACGGTCGTACACGTAATAGCCGTTGCCGGGGTAGTAATAGCCCTGCGACCAGCCGAAGCCCGTCCCGACATAGCCGAACGGCACCGACCGATAGCCGAAGGGGTCGCCATAATAATTGTCATAGGCGTCGCCATATTGCAGGCCGCCGTAACCGCCATAGTTGCCGCCACCGAAGCCGCCGCCATAGCCATAGCCCGTCGAGCAGGCGGCAAGGCCAAGAGCAGCAGCGCCGATGACGGCGGCGCGAAGCACGAATTTACGCAACATCAAGCAACTCCTGAATGGGGCAGACATGGCCTGCACCCTGCCACTATAACGACCGACAAGGCCAGCCGGGTCCGTCACCCTACCGCCAGTAAGCTTGCGGCAGCCTGAAGATCGACGCTCACCAGCTGCGAAACCCCGGGCTCTCCCATCGTCACCCCGTAAAGCCGGTGCATCCGGCTCATCGTCACGGCATTATGGGTGACGATCAGGAAGCGCGTTGCCGTTTCGGTCGCCATCCGGTCGAGCAGGTCGCAGAAGCGCTCGACATTGGCGTCATCCAGCGGCGCATCGACTTCGTCGAGCACGCAGATCGGCGCCGGGTTGGCGAGGAACAGCGCGAAGATCAGCGCCGTTGCTGTCAACGCCTGCTCGCCGCCCGACAAAAGCGTAAGCGACTGCAGCTTCTTGCCCGGCGGCTGCGCCATGATCTCCAGCCCGGCCTCCAGCGGATCGTCCGATTCGATCAACGCCAGCTCGGCCTCGCCGCCGCCGAACAAATCGGTGAACAGGGTGCGGAAATGGCCGTTGACCGCGGCGAACGCCGCCGCCAGCCGCGCCCGACCCTCCCGGTTCAGGCTGCCGATCGAACCGCGCAACCGGGCGATGGCGGTTTCCAGCTCGGCCTTTTCGGCAAGCGTCGCCTCTGCCTGCGCCTCGAGCTCGGCAAGTTCGATATCGGCACGCAGGTTGACGGGGCCGAGTCGGTCGCGCTCCTCCGACAAAACGTCATGGGCTGCCGCCGCGGCGTCGGGATCCTCGGCAACATGCGAAAACCCCAGCCGCCCCGGCAGCACCGGCGGCGGCACGCCGAAACGGTCCCCCGCCAGCCGCTCCACCGCCAGCCGCGCCGCGTCCTGGTGCTCGGCTTCGGCGCGGGCGGTCGCCCGCGCTTCCCGCGCCGCCGCCACGGCCTCATCGGCGGCGCGCGCCTGTGCCGTCAGCGCCGCCAGCGCGGTTTCGGCGCGGGCGAGGGTATCGGCAGCCGCGTCCCGCGCCGCGTCCGCATCGGCGCTGCGGGTCGCCAGCGCGGCAATTTCGGAAGCGATCGCCGCCTCGCGTGCCGCCAGCCCGGCGCGTTCGGCACGCGCCGCGTCGCCGCGCCCGGCCAGTTCGGCCAATTGCCCGGCGCTGGCGTCGCGCCGCCGTTGCCAATCGGCGCGTTCGCCGGCGATGGCGGCAATGCGCCGCTGCGCCGATTCGATCTCGCGGCGCCGTGCGTCCACCGCTGCGGCGCGGGTGCCGACGGCGGAACGCGCTGCATCCGCATCGCGCCGGGCGACCGCCAGCGCTTCGGCAAGGCCGGCCAGAACCCCCGCAGCCGGCACGGCAGCGCGCGCCGATTCGCACTCGGCCGCCAGGCGCGCGCCTTCGGCAGCGGCGCGTTCGATCGCCGATGCCAGGCTCGCGGCCTCGCCGGCGCGGCGGCTGGCGGCGGTTTCGGCGGCGGCAAGCGCCGCCCGTGCTTCGGCCAATGCCCGCGCGGCGGCCTCGCGCCCCGCCCGCGCCCGCCGTTCGGCCTCCTGCGCCGCCGCGGCCGCGGTCACTGCGGTTGCCAGCGCCGCCGCTGCCGCATCGAGCGCAGCCTGCCCCGCAGTGCGCTCGCGCTGCACTTCGCCAAGCCGGCGCCGCGCCCGAAGCTGCGCCGCCGCCGCCTCGGTGCGACCGCCGGCATCGACAAAGCCATCCCAGCGCCACAGTGCCCCGGCCATCGTCACCAGCCGCTGGCCGGGGTGCAGACGCGGTGCCAGCGCCGGCGCGTCGGCGGCCGCCACGACGCCGATCTGCGCCAGCCGCCGCGCCAGTTCCGGCGGCGCCGTCACATGCGTCGCCAGCGCCATCACGCCTTCGGGCAGCGCCGGGTCGTTGCCCGTTGCCGCACCGGCCCAGCGGCGCGGCGCGGCGCTGTCGGCGGGGCCGGCATCGAGATCGTCGCCCAGCGCTGCCGCCAACGCCGCCTCATAACCCGGTTGCGTCTCCACCCGTTCGGCCATGCGCGGACCCTTGACGGCATCGGCTGCCAGCCGCTTGGCCAGCGCATCCGCCTCCGCGGCGAGGCCGGCGAGCGTCGCCCGCGCCGCCGCATGCTGCGCCGCCGCCTCGGCACGCGCCGCCTCGCAACCCGGGCGCGCCGCCTCGGCTTCGGCGAGGCCGGCCTCGGCTGCGGCCAGCGCGTCGGTCGCCGCAGCGACCCGCTCCGCCAGCGCCGCCGTATCGGGGGCCGGCGCCAGCCGTGCCTGCCGCGCCGCCAGATCGCGCGCCTCCCCCTGCGCCCGCGCCAGCCGCGCCGTTGCCGCCGCCACATTCGCTTCGGCAGCGCGCGCCCCGGCTGCTGCGGCGGCATGGGCGTCGACCGCGCTGGCCAGTGCCGCTTCCGCCGCGCCGCCGGCAGCGATGGCCGCCGCAGCCGCCGTCGCTTGCCCCGGCAGCGCCGCCTCGGCTGCCGCCAGGGCCGCCGCCAGCGTCGACACCTCCGCTTCGAGCCGTGCCTCGGCCGCCATGGCATCCGCGCCCAGCGCCTGTTCGCGCGCAATGTCCCGCGCTACTGCCGCCAGCGCCGCATCGATGTCGCCGCGCCGCCGCACCGCCGCGGTCCGTTCGGCGTCGAGCAGCGCACGCGACTGGCGCAGCGCCTGCACGGCCGCTGCCGCCTCGGCTTGCGCCAGCCGCAGGTCGGGCAGCGCGGCATTTGCTGCTGCCGCGTCCGTTGCCAGCCGCGCCGCCACCCGGGTCAGGTCATCAGCCTTGCCGTCCGCATCCGAGGCTGCCGCCCGCGCTGCTTCGGATCCGGACCGGGCCGCCGTCCAGCGCGCAAACAGCGATGCCGCTTCCGCAACCTTCAACCGGTCGCTCAGCCCGCGATAGCGTTCGGCCACGCGCGCCTGGCGACGCAGTGCATTGGCCTGGGTTTCGATGCCGCGCACGACATCGTCGATCCGTTCCAGATTGGCTTCAGCGGCGCGCAGGCGGATTTCGGCTTCGCGGCGGCGCACGTGGAGGCCGGCGATGCCGGCGGCTTCCTCCAGCAGCATCCGCCGCTCGGCCGGCTTGGCGGCGATGATCGCGCTGATCCGGCCCTGGCCGACAATGGCGGGCGAATGCGCCCCGGTGGCAGAATCGGCGAACAGCAGCCGCACGTCCTGGGCGCGGGCATCGCGCCCGTTGATGCGATAGTCGGACCCGGCGCCGCGTTCGATGCGGCGGCTGACCTCGACTTCCTCCCCGGCGCTGCCGGCCAGCGCCAGCGTCACCTGCGCCAGGCTGCGCATCGGCCGCTTGCCGGTGCCGGCGAAGATGACATCGTCCATCCCGCCCGATCGCATCGACTTGGGGCTGCCCTCCCCCATCACCCAGCGCAGCGCTTCGAGCAGGTTGGACTTGCCGCAGCCGTTGGGGCCGACGACGCCGGTCAGCCCCGGTTCGATTCGCAATTCGGTCGTTTCGACGAAGGATTTGAACCCCGCCAGCCTGAGCGCGCGGAATTCCAACGTCAGCGAAACCGAAGGCGCGCCGCCATTACGACAGCGCTGCCTTCAACTTGGGCTCGAGCGCGTCCCAGGTGAACACGCCTTCCTGCGTGACGCCGTTGATGATGAAGCCGGGCGTTCCGGTCAGCTTGTAGGTGTCGGTCGCCTGGGTGCGCAGCGCCGCCAGCTTTTCCAGCGCCGCCTTGTCGGCGAGGCACTGGTCGAACTTGGCGCGCGGCATGCCGCGGGTGCGCATATATTCGTCGAGCTTGCCGAGTTCGGCGAGCGCGGCGATCTGCTGGTCCTCCGGCAGCGCCGAAAGCCGCTTGCTGTCCTCCGGGGTCAGCTTGGTGAACGGCTCGGTCCAGCTCGTCTGGTCGGTGAAGAAGGCGGCGAGCAGGCCGAAGAACGGCTCCGCCCCCTGGCAGCGCGCCAGCATGGAAGCGGCATAATCGGGACCGTTGAGGACGAAGTTGCGGAATTCATAGGAGACATTGCCGCTGGCGACATATTTGTCGCGAATCGTTGCCATCGCCGCTTCGTGGAATTCGCTGCAATGCGGGCAGGTCAGCGAAGCGAATTCGAGCAGTTTCACCTTGGCGTCGGGGTTGCCGATACGAAAGCCACCCTCCGGCGTCGCCGCCGTGACCTTGGTCCAGTCGGTGCCGGCGGGAACGGCAGCGGCGCCTGTGGTCGTCGTCGTGGTCTCGGTCTTGGCCGTCTCGGCGGTCTTGTCGCCGCAGGCGGCGGTGGCCAGCGCAAGGCCGGCGAGCAGGATCGAACGCAATGCAATCGTCATCGAATACCCTCAATACGGCGTGTCGCCAGCGGCGCAAACGGCTGTCGCCGGCGGCGCGCCGGGCGACTGTTACGGTTTAGGCGACTTCAGCGCCGCCTGCAATTTCGGTTCCAGCCCGGCCCAGTCGAACACCCCGGGCACCGGCACGCCGTTGATGCCGAAGGTCGGCGTGCCTTCCAGCTTGTAATTGGTCAGCGCGTCGTTGCGCACGGCGAGCAGCCGGGCCTGCGCCGCCTTGTCGGCGAGGCACGCCGGGCTGCGCGCCAGCGGCACGCCGCGCGCATCGGCCCAGCGATCGAGCCCCGAACGCGTCGCCATTTCGGCCGGCTGCTGTTCGGGCGGCATCGCGCTGATCGCCTGGTTGTCGGCGGCGGTCATCGCTTCGAAGCCCTTGGTCCATTCGCCCTGTTCGGCGAACAATTTGCCGGCGAAGGCGAGCGCCGGGCGCGGCGCCTGGCAGGCGACGAGCAGCGACGCCGAAAAATCGGGTCCGTTGCGCACGAAGCTGCGCTGTTCGAACGAAACATTGCCGGTGGCGAGATATTTCGCCTTCAGCGCGGGCAGGCCGCTTTCGTGAAAGGCCTTGCAATGGCTGCAGGTATAGGACGCGAATTCGACCAGCTTTACCTTCGCCGCCGGGTTGCCGATCAACAGCCCGCCCGACGGGGTCGCCGCCACGGTGTTCGCCCAGTCGGTCTTGGCCAGCGCCGGCGTGGCAAGCAACGCCGCGGCAAGCAACATCAAGGCAGGCCGGCGTGCAATCATCAGGCAAGGCTCCAAGTCGAACAACTTGCCGATACCTTAGGCACGCCAACCGGCGATGAACAGGGTGCAGCACGCACCCTGTTCGCCGCCGGCGCCCGTTTGCAATTGGCCCGGTTCAGGCCGCCAGTGCCGTGCGCCGCCGCATCATCGCCCCGGTCAGGCCGAAGCCCGCGATCATCATCGCCCAGCTCGCCGGTTCCGGCACCGCCCCGGCACCGCCGCCATTGCTGGCGAGATCGTAGCGGAAATTGTCGAAGAACATGCCTTCCTCATCCGGCCGGCCGTCGAGGATGACCTGCGTCAGCCCGCTGTAACCGGTCAGTTCGACCCGGCGCGGGCCAAAACCGCGCGGCAGCGTCAGCGAAAAGCTGTCGGCGCCGGCGCTGCCGACAAGGCTGATCGCAAGGATGCCGGTGGTATCGACCTGATAGACGTCGAACGACAGATTGTCGGCCGGCGTCGCGAAATCGATGGTCAGCGTCGACCGGCAGGCGTTGGTCGCATGCGGGCACAATGCCGTGTTGGTATAGCCGGCCCAGGTGAAGAAGCGCATGCCATTGGCCGAGGAAAAGGTCGCATCGCCATACGTCACCGGGCCGGTGAGCGCCACATTCGCCGGCTGGTCGGAAAAATCGACCGTCTCGGTTGCCCGCGCCGCCCCCGCGCAGCCCAGAATCAGCGCCACCACCAGCGCCACGCCAATGCGAAACCCGTCAGTTCGAAACCCTGTTGTCGCAACCATCGTCATGTCCCCTTGGCCACCCGGGATCGGGCGGTTGGGAAAGGTCTGATAAAGGCCGGGAATCTTGCCGCAACACCCTGAAAAGGGGGATGGCGGTCAGCGCACGATCGGCGGGCCGCGGCTGGTCGACAGGGCTTCAGCGAGCGATTGCAGGCTGGCGCGCAGATCGGGATCGGCGATGTCGCGCAGGGTCGATCGCGTTTCGTCGGACAGTTCGGCCGGTACCGGCACCGCGCCGCGACGCGCCGGCGGATCGATATCGGCCTGGCGCAGCTGCATGCGGGCGACGGCGTTATAACCGAGCAGGCGGTTGACCCGCTCGATGACCTGCGGTTCGACATGCGCCAGCATCGGCGCCAGCGCGCCCGACACGGCGACTTTCAGGATTCCGCCGTCTTTCTTGCCGCGCGGCATGGTCAACGATTCGGGCCGGCTGTGGCGGGCGTAGCGGTCCCCCACGATCTCCGCCCAGCGCGCGACGACGACGCTCTGGGTGAAACCGAATCGCCGGAATGCCTGGCCGCCGATGGCGGGCACCAGGTCGGCGACGCGGCGCGGGCGCCGCGAGCGTTCCGGCGGTGGAGATTCGGGTTTTTTGGCCATTGGCGTTTCCATGCCATAGCCGGCGCGTGACCGATAGCGCGACACGTCTGCTGAACTGGTATGCCGGCCATGCCCGCACCCTGCCCTGGCGGTCGCCGCCCGGCGCGCCGCTGCCGGCCGACCCCGATTGGCCATACCGCGTCTGGCTGTCCGAAATCATGCTGCAACAGACGACCGTTGCCGCCGTGCAGCCCTATTTCACCGCCTTTACCGCGCGCTGGCCCGATGTCGCGGCCCTCGCCGCTGCCGACGATGCCGACGTGATGCAGGCCTGGGCAGGGCTGGGCTATTACGCCCGCGCCCGCAATTTACTCGCCTGCGCCCGCGCCGTGGTGCGCGATCATGGCGGGCGGTTCCCTGGCGACGAGGCCGTGCTGCGCAGCCTGCCGGGAATCGGCGACTATACAGCCGCCGCCGTCGCCGCCTTCGGCTTCGGCCGCCACGCCATCGTCATCGACGGCAATGTCGAGCGCGTCACCACCCGGCTGTTCGCCATTGCCACGCCGCTGCCCGCCGCGCGCGCGGTGATCCGGTCCCGGCTGGCGGCGCTGGTGCCCGCCGCCGCGGGGGATTTCGCCCAGGCGATGATGGATCTCGCCGGGCGC is a window from the Polymorphobacter fuscus genome containing:
- a CDS encoding F0F1 ATP synthase subunit B, with product MVEPSIDTIETQAMTAEGAHEGPLLLGLNAEAWVSVSMFIFFALAIILAKLPQRIAGALDDRIAGVKRQLDEAKAIRAEAEALLAGATRARDAATRDAEAIVARAEAEAAELINESRRAAELTIERRTVAAEAKIAAAERAAEADLRADVARRVTAAAATLIAAKADPALQARMTDDAILGLERRLH
- a CDS encoding F0F1 ATP synthase subunit C, translated to MDVASAKLIGAGLAAMGAGFAAIGVGLIFGMFLSGALRNPAAADKLGARLIFGFAVTEALGLIAAVVALALAFG
- a CDS encoding F0F1 ATP synthase subunit A, translating into MANPMEQFSIERIVPLAVAGNDVSFTNSSLWMLVAMLAIAAFLYIGTAKPQLVPGRAQAAVEYLYDFIRDMLRENVGREGLKYAPLIFAVFIFVLACNLLGLIPFLHAFTPTSHIAVTFGLAAIVFVLVLIVGFAKHGLHFFTLFLPEGTPIFVLPLVAAIEFLSFLSRPFTLAIRLFANMTAGHVLLKVFGGFVIALGSFEALPYVFGLVPLTVNVALTALELLIAVVQAYVFALLASIYLNDAVNLH
- a CDS encoding AtpZ/AtpI family protein; protein product: MANHHDDDALARRIAAAREAEPSRRDGRKREESQGWSVALEFVGAMLVGGFLGWVIDRWAGTGPWGMIMLLLLGFATGLRSVLRQQKKIDGE
- a CDS encoding peptidase, which gives rise to MLRKFVLRAAVIGAAALGLAACSTGYGYGGGFGGGNYGGYGGLQYGDAYDNYYGDPFGYRSVPFGYVGTGFGWSQGYYYPGNGYYVYDRVGNRRNWSQAQQRFWQQRVRPNGYVPRPAVGGPGYGRPGYVRPGYNGPRPGYAGQGRPGGPGQVRPGYSGQGRPDAVSRGIANGIAGVPQGQRAFRSSEQRQAYRENRAARQQQRTDMRQQGGQPSRSGGPRMERPR
- the smc gene encoding chromosome segregation protein SMC; its protein translation is MEFRALRLAGFKSFVETTELRIEPGLTGVVGPNGCGKSNLLEALRWVMGEGSPKSMRSGGMDDVIFAGTGKRPMRSLAQVTLALAGSAGEEVEVSRRIERGAGSDYRINGRDARAQDVRLLFADSATGAHSPAIVGQGRISAIIAAKPAERRMLLEEAAGIAGLHVRRREAEIRLRAAEANLERIDDVVRGIETQANALRRQARVAERYRGLSDRLKVAEAASLFARWTAARSGSEAARAAASDADGKADDLTRVAARLATDAAAANAALPDLRLAQAEAAAAVQALRQSRALLDAERTAAVRRRGDIDAALAAVARDIAREQALGADAMAAEARLEAEVSTLAAALAAAEAALPGQATAAAAAIAAGGAAEAALASAVDAHAAAAAGARAAEANVAAATARLARAQGEARDLAARQARLAPAPDTAALAERVAAATDALAAAEAGLAEAEAARPGCEAARAEAAAQHAAARATLAGLAAEADALAKRLAADAVKGPRMAERVETQPGYEAALAAALGDDLDAGPADSAAPRRWAGAATGNDPALPEGVMALATHVTAPPELARRLAQIGVVAAADAPALAPRLHPGQRLVTMAGALWRWDGFVDAGGRTEAAAAQLRARRRLGEVQRERTAGQAALDAAAAALATAVTAAAAAQEAERRARAGREAAARALAEARAALAAAETAASRRAGEAASLASAIERAAAEGARLAAECESARAAVPAAGVLAGLAEALAVARRDADAARSAVGTRAAAVDARRREIESAQRRIAAIAGERADWQRRRDASAGQLAELAGRGDAARAERAGLAAREAAIASEIAALATRSADADAARDAAADTLARAETALAALTAQARAADEAVAAAREARATARAEAEHQDAARLAVERLAGDRFGVPPPVLPGRLGFSHVAEDPDAAAAAHDVLSEERDRLGPVNLRADIELAELEAQAEATLAEKAELETAIARLRGSIGSLNREGRARLAAAFAAVNGHFRTLFTDLFGGGEAELALIESDDPLEAGLEIMAQPPGKKLQSLTLLSGGEQALTATALIFALFLANPAPICVLDEVDAPLDDANVERFCDLLDRMATETATRFLIVTHNAVTMSRMHRLYGVTMGEPGVSQLVSVDLQAAASLLAVG
- a CDS encoding thioredoxin domain-containing protein, whose product is MTIALRSILLAGLALATAACGDKTAETAKTETTTTTTGAAAVPAGTDWTKVTAATPEGGFRIGNPDAKVKLLEFASLTCPHCSEFHEAAMATIRDKYVASGNVSYEFRNFVLNGPDYAASMLARCQGAEPFFGLLAAFFTDQTSWTEPFTKLTPEDSKRLSALPEDQQIAALAELGKLDEYMRTRGMPRAKFDQCLADKAALEKLAALRTQATDTYKLTGTPGFIINGVTQEGVFTWDALEPKLKAALS
- a CDS encoding DsbA family protein — encoded protein: MLLAAALLATPALAKTDWANTVAATPSGGLLIGNPAAKVKLVEFASYTCSHCKAFHESGLPALKAKYLATGNVSFEQRSFVRNGPDFSASLLVACQAPRPALAFAGKLFAEQGEWTKGFEAMTAADNQAISAMPPEQQPAEMATRSGLDRWADARGVPLARSPACLADKAAQARLLAVRNDALTNYKLEGTPTFGINGVPVPGVFDWAGLEPKLQAALKSPKP
- a CDS encoding DUF721 domain-containing protein, giving the protein MAKKPESPPPERSRRPRRVADLVPAIGGQAFRRFGFTQSVVVARWAEIVGDRYARHSRPESLTMPRGKKDGGILKVAVSGALAPMLAHVEPQVIERVNRLLGYNAVARMQLRQADIDPPARRGAVPVPAELSDETRSTLRDIADPDLRASLQSLAEALSTSRGPPIVR
- a CDS encoding A/G-specific adenine glycosylase, translated to MTDSATRLLNWYAGHARTLPWRSPPGAPLPADPDWPYRVWLSEIMLQQTTVAAVQPYFTAFTARWPDVAALAAADDADVMQAWAGLGYYARARNLLACARAVVRDHGGRFPGDEAVLRSLPGIGDYTAAAVAAFGFGRHAIVIDGNVERVTTRLFAIATPLPAARAVIRSRLAALVPAAAGDFAQAMMDLAGRICTPRAPRCEACPLRPDCAAAAAGNPEEYPVKPPRRARPVRHGTTWWIEAGGAVLTVVRPARGLLGGMRALPSCDWQGKAAPPLPGDWHDLGTVSHGFTHFALQLQVLGQRLATRPALDGDWLPISQLDGAGLPTLFAKAAVLARSQPDRMEAR